A genomic window from Chloroflexota bacterium includes:
- a CDS encoding GNAT family N-acetyltransferase — MEYHHEVVAFLKSNALKHIVHLKMIDAYAEQMICHYAQHDAEQGVLMLLPTLANPFDAKTYPQSEFVVLIAASNQDCVQRLVTHIPRNQNLIFKLVDDMTRQVVINEFPSTRMTAFISYTTDTRRLRSHPQVIASQVLDQRTCACYRENGYTSEEMERFFEQGARSFTIFERDEPISTCFIFRNFENIWEIGGVYTVPSRRRQGFARPVVETALAHVLACGYAPRYQVRETNIASIRLAETLGLEKFVVTEHFVYTAIKVDASARLSDFPITKRASVN; from the coding sequence ATGGAGTACCACCACGAGGTCGTCGCGTTTTTGAAATCGAACGCGCTCAAGCACATCGTCCACTTGAAGATGATTGACGCGTATGCCGAGCAGATGATTTGCCATTACGCGCAACACGACGCGGAACAAGGCGTCTTGATGCTACTTCCAACGCTGGCGAACCCATTTGACGCCAAGACTTACCCACAATCTGAATTCGTTGTCTTGATTGCCGCGTCGAATCAGGATTGCGTTCAACGTCTTGTCACTCACATTCCCAGGAACCAAAACCTGATTTTCAAACTCGTTGATGACATGACGCGCCAAGTTGTGATTAACGAATTCCCTTCAACTCGCATGACCGCCTTTATCTCGTATACGACGGACACGCGACGCTTGCGATCTCATCCGCAGGTCATCGCATCCCAGGTTTTAGATCAACGCACTTGTGCGTGTTATCGAGAGAACGGATACACATCCGAAGAAATGGAACGGTTCTTTGAACAGGGCGCGCGCTCGTTCACAATCTTTGAGCGCGACGAACCCATTTCAACTTGCTTCATATTTCGGAATTTCGAGAACATTTGGGAGATCGGCGGCGTGTACACTGTACCTTCTCGCCGAAGACAAGGATTCGCGCGTCCCGTTGTCGAAACGGCGCTCGCTCACGTACTCGCGTGCGGATATGCGCCCCGCTATCAGGTACGCGAAACGAATATCGCATCCATCCGGTTGGCGGAAACTTTGGGTCTGGAAAAATTTGTCGTTACAGAACATTTCGTCTACACCGCGATTAAAGTTGACGCGAGCGCACGATTGTCCGATTTTCCAATCACAAAACGGGCATCAGT